In Aggregatibacter sp. 2125159857, one DNA window encodes the following:
- the lysS gene encoding lysine--tRNA ligase: MSEQEVKELDLNGEMLVRREKLAALRAKGNAFPNQFRRDALAQDLHDKYDAEEGEALKEQHIEVAVAGRIMTRRAMGKATFITIQDMSGKIQLYVARDNLPEGVYANDVGHWDLGDIVGVKGSLFKTKTNELTVKATEVQLLTKALRPLPDKFHGLTDQEVRYRQRYLDLISNEESRRTFIIRSKVVAGIRDYFISKGFMEVETPMLQVIPGGASARPFVTHHNALDVDMYLRIAPELYLKRLVVGGFERVFELNRNFRNEGVSVRHNPEFTMLEYYQAYADYHDLMDNTEELLRKLAIDILGTTIVKYGEYEFDFGKPFERITLHDATIKYGADKGIVKEDLYDIDRAKAVAARLGIEVQKSWGLGSIVNAIFEEVAEHHLIQPTFLMAHPAEISPLARRNDENPEVTDRFELFIGGREIGNGFSELNDAEDQNERFDAQVAAKEAGDDEAMFKDEDFVVALEHGLPPTAGEGLGIDRLAMLYANAPSIRDVILFPAMRQK; the protein is encoded by the coding sequence ATGTCAGAACAAGAAGTAAAAGAGTTAGATTTAAACGGCGAAATGTTAGTCCGTCGTGAAAAATTAGCTGCCCTGCGCGCGAAAGGTAATGCGTTTCCAAACCAATTCCGTCGTGACGCACTTGCCCAAGATTTGCATGATAAATATGATGCGGAAGAAGGCGAAGCATTAAAAGAACAACATATTGAAGTGGCGGTTGCCGGTCGTATCATGACGCGTCGTGCTATGGGTAAAGCTACGTTTATCACCATCCAAGATATGAGCGGTAAAATCCAGCTTTATGTTGCACGCGACAATCTACCTGAAGGCGTGTATGCCAATGATGTCGGCCACTGGGATTTAGGCGATATCGTAGGCGTAAAAGGCTCATTATTCAAAACCAAAACCAACGAGCTCACCGTTAAAGCCACCGAAGTACAATTGCTGACCAAAGCATTGCGCCCGTTACCGGATAAATTCCATGGCTTAACTGACCAAGAAGTACGTTATCGTCAACGTTACTTGGATTTAATTTCTAACGAAGAATCCCGCCGCACTTTTATCATTCGTTCAAAAGTGGTTGCCGGTATTCGTGACTACTTCATTTCCAAAGGATTTATGGAAGTAGAAACTCCGATGTTACAAGTCATCCCGGGCGGTGCCTCAGCACGTCCTTTCGTGACACACCACAACGCATTAGACGTAGATATGTATTTGCGTATTGCCCCTGAGCTTTACTTAAAACGCTTAGTGGTCGGTGGTTTTGAGCGCGTATTTGAATTGAACCGTAACTTCCGTAACGAAGGCGTTTCCGTTCGTCACAATCCGGAATTCACTATGCTTGAATACTACCAAGCCTATGCCGACTATCATGATTTAATGGATAATACCGAAGAATTGTTACGCAAACTTGCTATCGATATTTTAGGCACAACGATTGTAAAATACGGTGAATACGAATTTGACTTTGGCAAACCATTTGAGCGTATTACCTTACATGACGCCACCATTAAATACGGGGCAGACAAAGGTATTGTCAAAGAAGATTTATATGATATTGATCGTGCGAAAGCAGTTGCCGCACGTTTAGGTATCGAAGTGCAAAAATCTTGGGGTTTAGGCAGCATTGTCAACGCCATTTTTGAAGAAGTGGCAGAGCATCATTTAATTCAACCGACTTTCTTAATGGCACACCCGGCGGAAATTTCACCGTTGGCACGTCGTAACGATGAAAACCCGGAAGTCACCGATCGTTTTGAACTCTTCATCGGCGGACGTGAAATCGGTAACGGTTTCTCCGAATTAAACGATGCCGAAGATCAAAATGAACGTTTTGATGCCCAAGTAGCCGCCAAAGAAGCCGGTGATGATGAAGCGATGTTTAAAGACGAAGATTTCGTTGTCGCCCTTGAACACGGCTTGCCACCAACAGCCGGCGAAGGCTTGGGTATCGACCGTCTCGCCATGCTTTACGCCAACGCCCCATCCATCCGCGATGTGATTTTATTCCCAGCAATGCGTCAAAAATAA
- the cbiM gene encoding cobalt transporter CbiM, with translation MHLSEGVLHTPVLLAGVALAGVGVAVGLRRLESERLPLTALFAAAFFVAGTIHVPVGIGSVHLILNGMAGLFLGWAVFPAFLIALLLQVLFFSFGGFAVLGVNLCVMALPAVAAHYLLRGYLQPDMGFMAKLFTGVGASVIGVGGAGALASLVLALDGGKHYQDLIALLLLSHLPVFVLDSIISYGVISLLSKMYPSALQSIGTSLNVDDTKRCAQ, from the coding sequence ATGCATTTGTCGGAAGGCGTATTGCATACGCCGGTGTTATTAGCAGGCGTTGCTTTGGCGGGAGTCGGTGTTGCTGTCGGATTACGTCGTTTAGAGAGTGAACGTTTGCCTTTAACGGCGTTGTTTGCGGCGGCATTTTTTGTTGCAGGCACCATTCATGTTCCCGTGGGCATCGGCAGCGTTCACTTGATTTTAAATGGCATGGCAGGTTTATTTCTTGGCTGGGCAGTATTCCCGGCCTTTCTGATTGCCTTGTTGTTACAGGTGCTGTTTTTTTCCTTCGGTGGCTTTGCCGTATTGGGCGTAAACTTGTGTGTGATGGCGTTGCCGGCAGTGGCGGCACATTACTTATTACGGGGCTATTTGCAGCCTGACATGGGGTTCATGGCGAAACTGTTCACCGGCGTGGGTGCCAGCGTAATTGGCGTAGGCGGCGCGGGGGCGTTAGCCTCTCTTGTCTTGGCTCTGGACGGTGGCAAACATTATCAGGATTTAATCGCCTTGTTGTTGCTGTCTCATCTGCCTGTATTTGTGTTGGATAGTATTATCAGCTACGGCGTGATTTCTCTCCTCAGCAAAATGTACCCGAGTGCATTACAATCTATTGGCACTTCACTGAACGTTGACGATACCAAACGGTGCGCACAATGA
- a CDS encoding thiol:disulfide interchange protein DsbA/DsbL, producing MSRLRLLIVLFFISGFAVAQESVSHLPAVDEASRLFEEGKDYFSYQEPILLPSRKDHRIPIQFFFDYDCRVCSSAQDILELYSQINRDRVVLTEYPVATAKTRFSATVFYSLQALNADNLSSALLFETAEKSQYTKLSQMDNLLAWLGRQGIERNRFLQTYSSEQIKQQVDEAIRLTEDYGVFTFPYVIIDGKYVLTASTLYNDDYALAVLDFLINKKQ from the coding sequence ATGTCAAGGCTTAGATTACTCATCGTTTTATTCTTTATCAGCGGATTTGCCGTTGCGCAAGAAAGCGTGTCTCATCTGCCTGCGGTAGATGAAGCCAGCCGCCTGTTTGAAGAAGGCAAAGACTATTTTTCTTACCAAGAACCAATCCTGCTGCCGTCTCGAAAAGATCATCGCATTCCGATTCAATTCTTTTTTGATTACGATTGTCGTGTTTGCTCTTCTGCCCAAGACATCCTTGAACTTTATAGTCAAATTAACCGCGATCGCGTGGTATTAACCGAATATCCGGTAGCAACCGCGAAAACGCGTTTTTCTGCAACGGTTTTTTATAGTTTGCAAGCGTTAAATGCCGATAACTTGTCTTCCGCCTTGCTGTTTGAAACCGCTGAAAAAAGCCAATATACGAAACTCTCTCAAATGGATAATCTGTTGGCATGGCTTGGGCGACAAGGCATTGAGCGCAACCGTTTTTTACAAACCTATTCTTCAGAACAAATTAAACAACAGGTGGATGAGGCAATACGTTTAACCGAAGATTACGGCGTGTTTACCTTTCCTTATGTCATTATTGACGGCAAATATGTGTTGACCGCGAGTACCTTATATAATGACGATTATGCCCTCGCGGTATTAGATTTTTTAATTAACAAAAAACAATAG
- a CDS encoding energy-coupling factor ABC transporter ATP-binding protein — translation MTVLQVNGLQIKRGERQIIDNLSFQIEEGQRFFVQGEIGTGKTTLLLALLGFVPVARGEIRLFGQLCREEKDFAPFRGTVGLCFQHADDQLFGPTVLDDVAFGPLNQGLSHQQAYAVALQQLERLGIAHLQDRTVHTLSGGEKNFTALAGVLAMQPKMLLLDEPTNGLDRKNTEKLTALLRELSLPMLVASHHQGFTAELADNVLTL, via the coding sequence ATGACGGTTTTACAAGTCAACGGATTGCAAATTAAACGAGGTGAACGGCAGATTATCGACAATCTGTCTTTTCAAATTGAAGAAGGTCAGCGCTTTTTTGTGCAGGGCGAAATCGGCACAGGTAAAACTACTTTATTGCTTGCTTTGTTAGGCTTTGTGCCTGTTGCGCGCGGTGAGATTCGTCTATTCGGACAATTGTGTCGAGAAGAAAAAGATTTTGCGCCTTTTCGTGGTACCGTGGGGCTTTGTTTTCAGCACGCCGATGATCAACTGTTTGGGCCAACTGTGTTGGACGATGTTGCCTTCGGACCGTTAAATCAAGGCTTGTCTCACCAACAGGCGTATGCGGTGGCTTTACAGCAACTGGAACGCTTAGGGATTGCTCATTTGCAGGATCGCACCGTACATACGTTGTCCGGCGGGGAAAAAAATTTCACGGCATTGGCAGGCGTGTTAGCGATGCAACCGAAAATGTTATTGTTAGACGAGCCGACGAATGGATTGGATCGTAAAAATACGGAAAAATTGACCGCACTTTTGCGTGAGCTGTCGCTGCCTATGTTGGTAGCCTCTCATCATCAAGGATTTACGGCTGAATTGGCCGATAATGTTCTGACTTTATGA
- the prfB gene encoding peptide chain release factor 2 (programmed frameshift): protein MFEINPIKNKITDLTDRTSVLRGYLDFDAKTERLEEVNAELEQPDVWNDAEKAQALGKERVSLEQVVNTIKTLEQGLEDVDGLLELAVEAEDEGTFNEAVAELDELEQQLAKLEFRRMFSGEHDACDCYVDLQAGSGGTEAQDWTEMLLRMYLRWAESKGFKTELMEVSDGDVAGVKSATIRVSGEYAFGWLRTETGIHRLVRKSPFDSNNRRHTSFSAAFVYPEIDDDIDIEINPADLRIDVYRASGAGGQHVNKTESAVRITHMPSGIVVQCQNDRSQHKNKDQAMKQLKAKLYELELQKKNADKQAMEDNKSDIGWGSQIRSYVLDDSRIKDLRTGVENRNTQAVLDGDLDRFIEASLKAGL from the exons ATGTTTGAAATCAATCCTATCAAAAATAAAATCACCGATTTAACCGACCGCACTTCCGTGCTTCGGGGGTATCTT GACTTCGACGCCAAAACCGAGCGTTTAGAAGAAGTCAACGCCGAATTGGAACAGCCTGATGTATGGAACGACGCAGAGAAAGCGCAAGCACTCGGCAAAGAGCGCGTTTCTTTAGAACAGGTGGTCAACACCATTAAAACTTTAGAGCAAGGCTTGGAAGATGTGGACGGCTTGTTGGAACTCGCCGTAGAAGCGGAAGACGAAGGCACCTTCAACGAAGCCGTTGCCGAATTAGACGAACTGGAACAACAACTCGCCAAACTGGAATTTCGCCGTATGTTCAGTGGCGAACACGATGCGTGTGATTGTTATGTAGATTTGCAAGCAGGATCCGGCGGTACCGAAGCGCAAGACTGGACGGAAATGTTACTTCGTATGTATTTGCGTTGGGCGGAAAGCAAAGGATTCAAAACCGAATTAATGGAAGTCTCCGATGGCGATGTAGCCGGCGTTAAATCGGCGACAATTCGTGTCAGTGGCGAATATGCCTTCGGCTGGCTACGCACGGAAACCGGTATTCATCGTTTGGTGCGTAAAAGCCCGTTTGATTCCAATAACCGTCGCCATACCTCATTCAGCGCAGCTTTCGTCTATCCTGAAATTGACGACGATATTGATATCGAAATCAATCCTGCCGATTTGCGTATCGATGTGTATCGCGCCTCCGGCGCCGGCGGTCAGCATGTGAACAAAACCGAAAGTGCGGTGCGCATCACCCACATGCCAAGCGGCATTGTGGTGCAATGTCAGAACGATCGTTCCCAACACAAGAACAAAGATCAGGCAATGAAACAACTGAAAGCGAAGTTGTACGAATTGGAATTGCAAAAGAAAAATGCCGACAAACAAGCCATGGAAGACAACAAATCCGACATCGGCTGGGGCAGCCAAATTCGTTCTTATGTGTTAGATGATTCTCGTATTAAAGATTTACGTACCGGTGTAGAAAACCGCAATACACAAGCCGTATTAGACGGTGATCTAGATCGGTTTATCGAAGCCAGTCTCAAGGCCGGACTGTAA
- a CDS encoding Lrp/AsnC family transcriptional regulator, with protein sequence MLKKLFDNIDTRILRALQRNGRLQNNELANEIGLSNSACLRRVNHLEENGVIDSYVALLNPKKVNCHLIVYVQGTFFEEDSELKERFIFEIKLIPQVLECHLMAGSYDFLLKMCVADLDQFNSIKNTYLTKNIGIKTLKSEVALKTVKSTTELPL encoded by the coding sequence ATGTTGAAGAAATTATTCGATAACATTGATACGCGCATTTTAAGAGCTTTACAACGCAACGGACGCTTACAAAATAATGAACTTGCCAATGAAATCGGGCTATCAAATTCAGCGTGTTTACGCCGAGTCAATCATCTTGAAGAAAATGGCGTCATTGATAGCTATGTGGCGTTATTAAACCCCAAGAAAGTCAATTGTCATTTAATCGTTTATGTTCAAGGCACTTTTTTTGAAGAAGATTCAGAACTCAAAGAGCGGTTCATTTTTGAGATAAAATTAATTCCGCAAGTTTTGGAATGCCACTTAATGGCAGGGAGCTATGATTTTTTACTCAAAATGTGCGTTGCCGATTTAGATCAATTCAATAGCATCAAAAATACCTATCTCACTAAAAATATTGGCATCAAAACCCTCAAATCTGAAGTTGCCTTAAAAACGGTAAAATCCACCACCGAGTTGCCATTATAA
- a CDS encoding 5'-methylthioadenosine/adenosylhomocysteine nucleosidase — protein sequence MKIGIVGAMAQEVEILVNLMTDKIVTKLASGTIYEGNIQGKHVALLQSGIGKVAAAMGTTALLQLAKPDLVINTGSAGGVAEGLNIGDVIVSTETQYHDADVTAFGYAKGQLPACPVTFVSDTKLVELAERVATQLGQHVKRGLICSGDSFIQGGERLAQIKQDFPKVIAVEMEATAIAQVCHAFNVPFVVVRAISDAGDGKANMSFEEFLPLAAKQSSDMIVAMLAELN from the coding sequence ATGAAAATCGGGATTGTTGGCGCAATGGCGCAAGAAGTAGAAATTTTAGTCAATTTAATGACAGATAAGATCGTGACAAAATTGGCCTCCGGCACGATTTATGAAGGCAACATTCAAGGAAAACATGTTGCCTTGTTGCAATCCGGTATCGGCAAAGTTGCGGCTGCCATGGGCACGACCGCGTTATTGCAATTAGCCAAACCTGATCTTGTGATTAATACCGGTTCTGCCGGTGGCGTGGCGGAAGGTTTGAACATAGGCGATGTGATCGTTTCTACTGAAACCCAATATCATGATGCGGATGTGACGGCTTTCGGTTATGCCAAAGGGCAATTACCGGCGTGTCCGGTCACGTTTGTGTCTGATACCAAACTTGTTGAGCTGGCAGAGCGCGTTGCTACGCAATTAGGGCAACATGTGAAACGTGGTTTGATTTGTTCCGGCGACAGTTTTATTCAAGGCGGTGAACGGTTGGCGCAAATTAAGCAGGATTTCCCGAAGGTGATTGCCGTGGAAATGGAAGCCACCGCGATTGCGCAAGTGTGCCATGCGTTTAACGTGCCTTTTGTGGTGGTTCGTGCGATTTCTGATGCGGGGGATGGCAAGGCGAATATGTCCTTTGAAGAATTCCTTCCGTTGGCGGCAAAACAATCTTCTGACATGATCGTTGCGATGTTGGCAGAATTGAATTAA
- a CDS encoding DUF4198 domain-containing protein has protein sequence MKFLKTSVICTALFAASLANAHNVWLEPVKDANAAGQYVVKFGHEQTEAYPEQKLKAVKLLDSKGNVTNATYQFKEGEAYLNAEKASQVFIRFDNGVWSKLPSGKYVEKTKQQEPTAELSVNPVKFGKAVLHWDDQAMKAHGMEYELVPQAQPKAGKPLSILVLHKGKPVKDIKVGLGEDAPFNLTNEKGIAEFTPQAGYNKVWAEFEENVKDNPDYDSRSVEYMLTFNAE, from the coding sequence ATGAAATTTCTAAAAACAAGTGTAATTTGTACCGCACTTTTCGCTGCATCCCTTGCTAACGCGCATAACGTTTGGTTAGAGCCCGTTAAAGACGCTAATGCTGCTGGGCAATATGTGGTGAAATTTGGTCACGAACAGACAGAAGCTTACCCTGAACAAAAATTGAAAGCGGTTAAATTGCTGGATAGTAAAGGCAATGTCACTAACGCAACCTACCAATTTAAAGAAGGCGAAGCTTATCTTAATGCGGAGAAAGCTTCACAAGTGTTTATTCGTTTTGATAACGGTGTTTGGTCTAAATTGCCAAGCGGTAAATATGTAGAAAAAACCAAACAACAAGAACCAACGGCAGAATTGTCTGTGAATCCGGTGAAATTCGGTAAAGCCGTATTACACTGGGACGACCAAGCGATGAAAGCACACGGCATGGAATATGAATTAGTGCCTCAAGCACAACCAAAAGCCGGAAAACCATTGTCGATTTTAGTGTTACACAAAGGCAAACCGGTGAAAGACATTAAAGTGGGATTAGGTGAAGATGCACCGTTCAATTTAACCAATGAGAAAGGTATCGCTGAGTTTACCCCACAAGCAGGCTACAACAAAGTTTGGGCTGAATTTGAGGAAAATGTTAAAGACAATCCGGATTACGATAGCCGCTCAGTGGAATATATGCTGACCTTTAATGCCGAGTAA
- the recJ gene encoding single-stranded-DNA-specific exonuclease RecJ gives MQKRILRRDVPAGDKLCDDPLLDRLYRSRHIKNANQLDRTLNAMHHPNLMSGMDTAVTFLLEAYQKQQNIVIVGDFDADGATSTALAVLALRQLGFANVAYLVPNRFEQGYGLSVAVAQEALALGVELLMTVDNGVSSHEGVAFLKAQGVKVIVTDHHLPPETLPNADAIVNPNLAHCGFPSKHLAGVGVTFYLMLALRAKFRELGLFDAKNQPNFTELLDLVALGTVSDVVPLDQNNRILVYQGIARICAERCRCGIRALAEVAKRDVTRFVAADLGFSIGPRLNAAGRLDNMSVGVELLLAENMETARALALELDGLNQARKEIEQGMKLEALTICQNLFANATALETEIPYAIVLYQADWHQGVLGILASRIKDQFHRPVIAFAQDQAGILKGSARSIPGLHIRDVLERVYSQHPDLILKFGGHAMAAGLSIPESRFDDFRQIFNQTVSELLAEDQLQGTIWTDGELHANLLNLATAETLRQGGPWGQAFPEPMFDGEFKILQQRLVGEKHLKMMVEPKLGGPLLDAIAFNVDTRYYPDLSVKTARFVYKLDINEFRGNRDVQLLVDYIEPLES, from the coding sequence GTGCAAAAACGTATCTTACGCCGTGATGTGCCGGCAGGCGATAAACTCTGTGACGATCCCTTGTTGGATCGTCTTTATCGTTCGCGCCACATTAAAAACGCCAACCAATTAGACCGCACTTTAAATGCTATGCACCATCCGAACCTTATGTCGGGCATGGATACCGCGGTAACCTTTCTTCTTGAAGCTTATCAAAAACAACAGAACATCGTCATTGTGGGCGATTTCGATGCCGACGGCGCAACTAGTACCGCATTGGCGGTGCTCGCACTACGTCAGTTGGGCTTTGCCAATGTTGCCTATTTAGTGCCGAACCGTTTCGAGCAAGGTTACGGATTAAGTGTTGCCGTCGCACAAGAGGCTTTGGCTTTAGGCGTTGAGTTGTTAATGACCGTGGATAATGGCGTTTCTTCCCATGAGGGCGTCGCCTTTTTAAAGGCACAGGGTGTGAAAGTGATCGTGACTGATCACCACTTGCCACCGGAAACGTTGCCGAACGCCGATGCCATTGTGAATCCGAATTTGGCGCATTGCGGTTTTCCCTCCAAACATCTGGCGGGTGTGGGCGTTACTTTTTATCTTATGCTTGCCTTGCGGGCGAAATTCCGTGAACTTGGTCTATTTGATGCAAAAAATCAGCCGAATTTCACGGAATTGTTAGATTTGGTGGCGTTAGGCACGGTATCCGATGTGGTGCCATTGGATCAAAATAACCGCATTTTAGTCTATCAAGGCATTGCCCGTATTTGCGCCGAGCGTTGTCGTTGCGGCATTCGTGCCTTGGCAGAAGTAGCGAAGCGGGATGTGACCCGTTTCGTGGCGGCGGATTTAGGCTTTTCCATTGGGCCACGTTTAAATGCAGCGGGACGGCTGGATAATATGTCCGTGGGCGTGGAGCTTTTGTTAGCCGAAAACATGGAAACGGCTCGCGCGTTGGCATTAGAGCTGGATGGATTAAATCAAGCGCGCAAAGAAATTGAGCAAGGCATGAAGTTAGAAGCTTTAACCATCTGCCAAAATTTGTTTGCAAATGCCACCGCACTTGAAACAGAAATCCCCTACGCTATCGTATTGTATCAAGCCGATTGGCACCAAGGTGTGCTAGGGATTCTCGCCTCACGCATTAAAGATCAATTCCATCGCCCGGTGATTGCATTTGCGCAAGATCAAGCAGGCATTTTGAAAGGGTCTGCGCGCTCCATCCCCGGGTTACATATTCGCGATGTGCTGGAGCGGGTTTATTCACAGCATCCAGATTTGATCCTTAAATTTGGCGGACACGCCATGGCGGCAGGATTGAGTATTCCGGAAAGTCGCTTTGACGATTTTCGTCAGATTTTTAATCAGACGGTCAGCGAATTATTGGCGGAAGATCAATTACAAGGCACGATTTGGACTGACGGCGAATTACATGCGAATTTGTTGAACTTGGCAACGGCAGAAACTTTGCGTCAAGGCGGGCCTTGGGGACAGGCATTTCCTGAACCCATGTTCGACGGTGAATTTAAAATTCTGCAACAACGTTTAGTGGGCGAAAAACATTTGAAAATGATGGTAGAGCCAAAGCTTGGTGGACCGTTGTTGGATGCTATCGCCTTTAACGTAGATACACGCTATTATCCTGATTTATCTGTAAAAACGGCAAGATTCGTCTATAAACTCGACATTAATGAGTTTCGTGGCAATCGCGATGTTCAGCTGTTGGTGGATTATATTGAACCCTTGGAAAGTTAG
- a CDS encoding energy-coupling factor transporter transmembrane protein EcfT, translated as MSPVFQRFFLPHFFAPHLRLIYLFLWGMVISALSQPSLLLWLNGITLILLVVLIYRSRYPYFPYLKRWLVFNGFTLLLWATLSWHIGADGVELNPEGMDTALLISLRMNLLLFSVWLLLWKMNDTVLVQAIGKLPLPPKFIWLFVLTVRYIALLGELQQKMDLAMRARGYHAGLNRRTLYVTAQRVALLLVHALLKAETAQIALKCRGFRFGEKTNLSGEK; from the coding sequence ATGAGCCCCGTTTTTCAGCGTTTTTTTCTACCGCACTTTTTTGCTCCTCACTTGCGCCTGATTTACCTATTCCTTTGGGGCATGGTGATCAGTGCCTTATCTCAACCTTCTTTGTTGCTATGGTTAAACGGAATCACCTTAATCTTATTGGTGGTCTTGATTTATCGTAGTCGATATCCTTATTTTCCTTATCTAAAACGTTGGTTAGTCTTCAATGGCTTTACTTTATTACTTTGGGCAACCTTAAGTTGGCATATTGGCGCTGATGGTGTTGAACTTAATCCCGAGGGTATGGATACGGCGCTGTTAATTAGCTTACGCATGAACTTGTTGCTGTTTTCCGTATGGTTATTGTTGTGGAAAATGAATGACACGGTGTTGGTACAAGCCATTGGTAAATTGCCCTTGCCGCCCAAATTCATTTGGCTTTTTGTTCTCACGGTGCGTTATATTGCGCTGTTAGGTGAACTGCAACAAAAAATGGATTTGGCGATGCGTGCACGAGGTTATCATGCCGGATTAAATCGCCGAACGTTGTATGTCACTGCACAACGGGTTGCGCTTTTACTGGTGCATGCGTTACTCAAAGCTGAGACGGCACAAATCGCGCTAAAATGTCGTGGCTTTCGCTTTGGTGAAAAGACAAATTTAAGTGGTGAAAAATGA
- the dsbC gene encoding bifunctional protein-disulfide isomerase/oxidoreductase DsbC, translated as MKKIMTVLSLLAMSAGAMADDAALKNKLEKLGVKDIEIQSSPIKGLRTVISDQGVFYAEEGGDYLLQGNIYKLSDKGISNISNNVLMDKLNALTSEMIVYPAKNEKHVVTVFMDITCHYCHLLHQQIKEYNDLGITIRYLAFPRGGTDSKTASQMEAIFTAKDPAFALNEAENGNLPKELKTPNIVKKHYNLGIQFGVNGTPTIVTSKGEIIGGYLKPRELLAELEG; from the coding sequence ATGAAAAAAATTATGACCGTACTTTCTCTTTTGGCAATGTCTGCCGGTGCTATGGCAGATGATGCTGCGCTAAAAAATAAGCTGGAAAAGTTAGGCGTAAAAGACATTGAAATTCAATCCTCTCCGATTAAAGGATTACGCACTGTAATTAGCGATCAAGGCGTTTTTTATGCTGAAGAAGGCGGAGACTATTTACTGCAAGGGAATATTTATAAGTTGAGCGATAAAGGCATTAGCAATATTTCCAACAATGTATTAATGGACAAATTAAACGCCTTAACCAGCGAAATGATTGTCTATCCGGCGAAAAATGAAAAACACGTTGTCACCGTTTTCATGGATATCACTTGCCATTACTGTCATTTATTGCATCAACAAATCAAAGAATATAACGATTTAGGCATTACCATTCGCTATCTTGCCTTCCCACGCGGTGGCACAGACAGCAAAACGGCCAGCCAAATGGAAGCGATTTTCACCGCGAAAGATCCGGCATTTGCGCTAAATGAAGCGGAAAACGGCAATTTACCAAAAGAATTGAAAACACCGAATATTGTCAAAAAACACTATAATCTTGGCATTCAATTTGGCGTGAATGGCACACCGACCATTGTTACCTCTAAAGGGGAAATTATCGGCGGCTATTTAAAACCACGTGAATTATTAGCCGAGTTAGAAGGCTAA
- a CDS encoding carboxypeptidase regulatory-like domain-containing protein, with amino-acid sequence MKKALRILTALFPLLVAPHALAHALYVFAQYDGQTVTGKSYYSDMTPAAETYVEVLRHGENQPLMTGKTDNRGYFHFPLVVEPKVALKVVVEGEEGHRATVVADRITATSNAPTQASDESLLLLREDIAQLRDKIYLHDILGGIGYIVGIAGIAAWLSARKLRKGR; translated from the coding sequence ATGAAAAAAGCGTTGCGTATTCTGACCGCACTTTTTCCTTTGTTGGTTGCCCCTCATGCTTTGGCGCACGCACTTTATGTGTTCGCCCAGTATGATGGGCAAACTGTCACGGGAAAATCCTATTATTCCGATATGACCCCTGCTGCGGAAACCTATGTGGAAGTTTTACGCCATGGGGAAAATCAGCCATTGATGACGGGGAAAACCGATAACCGTGGTTATTTTCACTTTCCATTAGTGGTCGAACCGAAAGTCGCCTTAAAAGTGGTGGTTGAAGGGGAAGAAGGACATCGGGCGACTGTGGTGGCGGATCGCATCACCGCAACGTCAAATGCGCCAACGCAAGCGAGCGATGAAAGCCTGTTACTGTTGCGGGAGGATATTGCGCAGTTACGCGACAAGATTTACCTGCACGATATTTTAGGTGGCATTGGCTACATCGTCGGTATTGCGGGCATTGCCGCTTGGTTAAGCGCCCGTAAATTAAGAAAAGGGCGTTAA